A genomic stretch from Octopus bimaculoides isolate UCB-OBI-ISO-001 chromosome 15, ASM119413v2, whole genome shotgun sequence includes:
- the LOC106878219 gene encoding stomatin-like protein 2, mitochondrial, with amino-acid sequence MSLLKILRPQYLLSKRYGVLNMVSRAQQHVRHRSRLPMNTMLLFVPQQEAWIIERFGKYHKILEPGLNFVLPVIDTIKYVQSLKEIAIDIPQQSAISIDNVTLQIDGVLYLRVIDAYKASYGVEDAEYAITQLAQTTMRSEIGKINLDTVFRERELLNYAIVEAINKAAEAWGIDCLRYEIRDMKLPARIQEAMQMQVEAERKKRAAILESEGIREADINVAEGNKQSIILASEANKLERINQAAGEAEAIVKRAKAKSESILLISNAISENHGSDAVSMKIAEEYVEAFSQLAKTSNTVVVPANTNDVSGMVTQALSIYKGLGINSKAPEPSKESSEIPTRFNKTGSFSPP; translated from the exons GTTCTAAACATGGTCAGCAGAGCCCAACAACATGTACGGCATCGATCGAGATTACCAATGAACACAATGTTATTATTTGTCCCACAACAAGAAGCATGGATTATTGAAAGATTTGGCAAATACCATAAAATCTTAGAACCA ggcCTTAACTTTGTTTTACCTGTTATTGACACCATTAAATACgtccaaagtttgaaagaaattgcCATTGATATTCCCCAACAAAGTGCTATTTCTATTG ATAATGTTACCTTACAAATTGATGGTGTACTTTACCTCAGAGTGATTGATGCATACAAA gcCAGCTATGGTGTTGAAGATGCTGAGTATGCTATCACACAGCTTGCTCAAACAACAATGAGATCTGAAATAGGCAAAATCAATCTTGATACTGTATTTAGAGAACGAGAACTGTTAAATTATGCAATCGTAG aagctATCAATAAAGCAGCCGAGGCATGGGGTATTGACTGCTTGAGATACGAAATCA GGGACATGAAACTACCAGCACGTATTCAAGAAGCTATGCAAATGCAAGTGGAAGCCGAACGGAAAAAACGAGCAGCCATTTTGGAATCAGAAG gaatCCGTGAAGCTGATATTAATGTAGCTGAAGGTAACAAACAATCTATCATTTTGGCATCAGAAGCTAACAAACTAGAACGGATAAATCAAGCTGCTG GTGAAGCTGAAGCAATTGTGAAACGAGCCAAAGCAAAGTCTGAATCTATTCTTTTAATATCAAATGCCATTTCAGAGAAT CATGGTTCTGATGCAGTATCTATGAAAATAGCTGAAGAATATGTCGAAGCTTTCTCTCAACTTGCAAAGACTAGCAATACTGTTGTGGTCCCAGCAAATACTAATGATGTCTCTGGCATGGTGACACAG GCTCTCAGTATATACAAAGGCTTGGGGATTAATTCAAAAGCACCAGAACCTTCTAAAGAATCAAGTGAAATTCCTACACGGTTTAACAAAACTGGCTCTTTCAGTCCTCCTTGA